A DNA window from Capnocytophaga sp. ARDL2 contains the following coding sequences:
- a CDS encoding DUF349 domain-containing protein produces the protein MSEEKNIMKENNQVNEVEINKENSLVNEVEKTVENVTRKEEYEPSLLASFQDIINAMEEALKKPINEIKEEIDNLKKSFLDSYYNLLEEKKTLFQEENNDEEENKTFHFDFPLKKTFDKLYNQYKNLRTEFALQQEKELAKNLEERKNIIAELKKLVDETVDFGKAFKQFGELKNKWNACGNIPKDKYNLVWNDYHFHVERFFDHLHLDREMRDKEFENNYNKKQAIIQRAKDLLSYEDVQKSIRELQILHKIWKEETGPVAQIHRESLWNDFCEISNEVHEKFNQFRNQIAITERENLIKKLEIIVEINNIDTLKATTHDQWQEITDKAEELKNKFIAVGNVPRNEITPTWNALREAIRRINVDKKNFYKNLKQQYQEAIQKREALIAEAIKNKDNENFEDTTPLFIQLQNDWKELSYIPRKQGEKLWKEFRSVCDYYFNRLNEYRKNQISAEMENFNKKKEYLKEIKSTTFTGNHVEDLDSIKKIIAHWKTLGSVPAQRRHIEAKFNRILDGFFNNLNLSRRENELHKFNNRIAQLIEQKDVNQLNKESKYIYRKIEEIEKDNITIENNSMYIQNSDKENALLKECQKKITKNNEELSIWKEKLEILKSHL, from the coding sequence ATGTCTGAAGAAAAAAATATTATGAAAGAAAACAATCAAGTAAACGAAGTAGAAATCAACAAAGAAAACTCTTTAGTAAATGAGGTTGAAAAAACTGTTGAAAATGTAACAAGAAAGGAAGAGTACGAACCTTCTCTCCTTGCTTCTTTTCAGGACATTATCAATGCAATGGAAGAAGCATTGAAAAAACCAATAAACGAAATAAAAGAAGAAATAGACAATCTAAAAAAATCATTTTTAGACAGTTATTACAATTTATTGGAAGAGAAAAAAACTCTTTTTCAAGAGGAAAACAATGATGAGGAAGAAAACAAAACTTTTCATTTTGATTTTCCATTGAAAAAAACTTTTGACAAATTGTACAACCAGTATAAAAACTTGAGAACAGAATTTGCTCTTCAACAAGAAAAAGAATTGGCAAAAAATCTTGAAGAAAGAAAAAATATCATTGCTGAATTAAAAAAACTTGTTGACGAAACAGTTGATTTTGGTAAAGCATTCAAGCAGTTTGGCGAATTAAAAAATAAATGGAATGCGTGTGGAAACATTCCAAAAGACAAATACAATCTCGTATGGAATGATTATCATTTTCACGTAGAAAGATTCTTTGATCACCTACACCTCGATCGTGAAATGAGAGACAAAGAATTTGAAAACAATTACAATAAAAAACAAGCTATAATTCAAAGAGCTAAAGATTTGCTGTCGTATGAAGATGTACAAAAATCAATTCGAGAATTACAAATTTTACATAAAATTTGGAAGGAAGAAACAGGTCCAGTAGCTCAAATTCACAGAGAAAGTCTATGGAATGATTTCTGTGAAATTTCAAACGAAGTACACGAAAAATTTAATCAATTTAGAAATCAAATTGCAATTACAGAAAGAGAAAATTTGATTAAAAAACTGGAAATCATCGTAGAAATCAACAACATTGATACTTTAAAAGCTACAACTCACGATCAATGGCAAGAAATTACTGACAAAGCCGAAGAGTTGAAAAACAAATTTATCGCAGTAGGAAATGTACCTCGCAATGAAATCACTCCTACGTGGAATGCCTTGAGAGAAGCCATAAGAAGAATCAATGTAGATAAGAAAAATTTCTACAAAAATCTCAAACAGCAATACCAAGAGGCTATACAAAAAAGAGAAGCCTTGATTGCAGAGGCTATCAAAAACAAAGACAACGAAAATTTCGAAGATACTACACCTCTATTCATACAATTGCAAAACGATTGGAAAGAATTGAGTTACATTCCAAGAAAACAAGGAGAAAAATTGTGGAAAGAATTCCGTTCAGTATGTGATTACTATTTTAACAGATTAAACGAATATAGAAAAAATCAGATTTCTGCAGAAATGGAAAATTTCAACAAGAAAAAAGAATATTTGAAAGAGATTAAATCGACTACTTTTACTGGAAATCACGTAGAAGATTTGGATAGTATCAAAAAGATCATTGCACATTGGAAAACATTAGGTAGTGTCCCTGCCCAAAGAAGACATATCGAAGCAAAATTCAATAGAATATTAGATGGTTTTTTCAACAATCTAAATCTTTCGAGAAGAGAAAACGAATTGCACAAATTCAACAATAGAATTGCTCAATTAATCGAACAAAAAGATGTCAATCAGTTAAACAAAGAGTCTAAATACATCTATAGAAAAATTGAAGAAATTGAAAAAGACAATATCACTATTGAAAACAATAGTATGTACATTCAAAATTCTGACAAAGAAAACGCATTGTTGAAAGAATGTCAGAAAAAAATTACTAAAAACAACGAGGAATTGAGTATCTGGAAAGAAAAATTGGAAATTCTAAAAAGTCATTTATGA
- a CDS encoding C40 family peptidase: MKKIIAFIVLSIFLVQCKSREDWRIKYNVEKNKANNKTKNSKNITKSSAKASATKVDLDNMDTFIQNKQLKDLVLEWYYTPYKLGGTTKNGVDCSGFTQVVYEEIYNKKLPRTSSDMSKLIKRVYVKDLKEGDLVFFSFNNSDKINHVGVYLKDNKFVHASTKKGVIISDLTEPWYGNYLTKCGPVINES; encoded by the coding sequence ATGAAAAAGATAATCGCTTTTATTGTACTTTCGATTTTTTTAGTACAGTGTAAATCTCGAGAAGACTGGAGAATAAAATACAATGTCGAAAAAAATAAAGCAAACAATAAAACGAAAAATTCCAAAAACATAACCAAATCTTCTGCCAAAGCATCGGCAACAAAAGTAGATTTGGACAACATGGATACTTTTATCCAAAACAAACAATTGAAAGATTTGGTTTTGGAATGGTATTACACCCCCTACAAACTTGGTGGAACTACCAAAAATGGGGTCGATTGTTCGGGGTTTACACAAGTAGTATATGAAGAAATTTATAACAAAAAGCTACCACGAACATCCAGTGATATGTCAAAATTGATAAAACGTGTGTATGTTAAAGATTTGAAAGAAGGAGATTTAGTTTTCTTTTCATTCAACAATTCTGATAAAATCAATCACGTAGGTGTGTACCTCAAAGACAATAAATTTGTACATGCTTCTACCAAAAAAGGAGTGATTATATCCGATCTCACCGAACCTTGGTATGGCAATTATTTAACAAAATGCGGTCCAGTAATTAATGAAAGTTAA
- a CDS encoding AAA family ATPase, with translation MQLREIAKELSISLENLQRFIFEFNIPLSFCTTNKNSAHTEFVDFLNKHKEFIQKYAADRNQLKSIADIAKNLGIEEEKVAAFFIQNGVSEEQLSEIKTYISSFVIHQYLGGNYNFIFNDIPKVDKQSELVGYTDLYFHIYDFIDPFTNPNHRKMWGISRPMGVLLFGPPGSGKTFWAQKISEIIGYQYINIYKDYLLNKHSLEEQNFSDFLSKKINKPKSLIFIDDFDQLMNKQHWHQNSAESSELISNILRLIQKDNTQELLLAGSVETLKSLNENITAAGRFDWHLPIFPPNVEERIDLIIYHLTNGLIEDSPLLKILNDNQMLSREFWVSISREMRLFSNTMIIDFVQAIKKRIYAIYRKDENKEIVITPQLIVAAFNEAKTKFSEEYVKACHTFLVEVKQNNSLDFAQRIMEMEHELYHFTNKDKEKVNKIGFTANN, from the coding sequence ATGCAACTAAGAGAAATTGCTAAAGAGCTTTCCATTTCATTGGAAAATTTACAGAGATTTATTTTTGAATTCAACATTCCTCTGTCATTTTGTACTACAAACAAAAATAGTGCACACACAGAGTTTGTAGATTTCCTAAATAAACACAAAGAATTTATACAAAAATATGCCGCTGATAGAAATCAATTAAAATCTATCGCCGACATTGCAAAAAACTTGGGAATCGAAGAAGAAAAAGTAGCTGCTTTTTTTATACAAAATGGAGTCAGCGAAGAGCAGCTCAGTGAAATAAAAACCTATATTTCGAGTTTTGTAATCCATCAATATTTAGGAGGAAATTATAATTTTATATTCAACGATATTCCTAAAGTAGACAAACAAAGCGAATTGGTAGGATATACCGATTTGTATTTTCATATATACGATTTCATAGATCCATTTACCAATCCAAATCACAGAAAAATGTGGGGTATTTCACGTCCAATGGGTGTACTTTTATTTGGACCTCCAGGTAGTGGAAAAACATTTTGGGCTCAGAAAATATCAGAAATAATTGGTTATCAATACATTAATATATACAAAGATTATTTATTGAATAAACATTCGCTGGAAGAACAAAATTTTTCTGATTTTTTATCAAAGAAAATCAACAAGCCAAAATCCTTGATTTTCATAGACGATTTTGATCAATTGATGAACAAGCAACATTGGCATCAAAATTCAGCAGAATCATCTGAATTGATTTCCAATATATTACGTTTGATACAAAAGGACAACACGCAAGAATTGTTACTTGCTGGGTCTGTTGAAACACTAAAATCATTGAACGAAAACATCACAGCAGCAGGACGTTTTGACTGGCATTTGCCTATATTCCCTCCTAATGTTGAAGAACGTATTGATTTGATAATCTACCATTTAACCAATGGTCTTATAGAAGATTCGCCATTGTTAAAAATTCTCAACGACAATCAAATGCTCAGCAGAGAGTTTTGGGTATCGATTTCGAGAGAAATGAGGCTGTTTTCAAATACAATGATAATCGATTTTGTTCAAGCCATTAAAAAGAGAATTTACGCAATCTATCGTAAAGACGAAAATAAAGAAATTGTAATTACACCTCAATTGATAGTTGCAGCTTTTAATGAAGCAAAAACAAAATTCTCTGAAGAATATGTAAAGGCATGTCACACATTCTTGGTAGAAGTGAAACAGAATAATTCTTTGGACTTTGCTCAAAGAATTATGGAAATGGAACACGAACTTTATCACTTTACAAATAAAGATAAAGAAAAAGTTAATAAAATTGGGTTTACCGCTAATAATTAA
- the groL gene encoding chaperonin GroEL (60 kDa chaperone family; promotes refolding of misfolded polypeptides especially under stressful conditions; forms two stacked rings of heptamers to form a barrel-shaped 14mer; ends can be capped by GroES; misfolded proteins enter the barrel where they are refolded when GroES binds), which yields MAKEIKFDIEAREGLKRGVDALANAVKVTLGPKGRNVIISKSFGAPHVTKDGVSVAKEVELADTLENMGAQMVKEVASKTNDLAGDGTTTATVLAQAIVKEGLKNVAAGANPMDLKRGIDKAVDVIVKDLASQAQEVGSTTEKIKQVASISANNDEVIGELIAEAFGKVGKEGVITVEEAKGTDTYVDVVEGMQFDRGYLSPYFVTNPEKMETEFDNPYILLYDKKISSLKELLPVLEPVAQSGKPLLIIAEDVDGEALSTLVVNKLRGALKIAAVKAPGFGDRRKAMLEDIAVLTGGVVVAEESGYTLENATLDMLGTAERVSIDKDNTTIVNGAGNSELIKNRVNQIKAQMETTTSDYDREKLQERLAKLAGGVAVLYVGAASEVEMKEKKDRVDDALHATRAAVEEGIVAGGGVALLRAKNVLTSVEAANADEKTGIQIVSRAIEAPLRTIVENAGLEGSVIVSKVGEGTGNFGYNAKTDEYVDMLSAGIIDPKKVTRVALENAASVSGMILTTECALVEIKEDTPAMPMGGGMPGMM from the coding sequence ATGGCAAAAGAAATAAAATTTGATATTGAAGCACGCGAAGGATTAAAACGCGGTGTAGATGCATTGGCAAATGCAGTAAAAGTAACCTTAGGACCAAAAGGTCGTAATGTAATCATTTCAAAATCATTCGGTGCTCCGCATGTTACAAAAGACGGAGTATCAGTAGCAAAAGAAGTAGAATTGGCAGATACATTGGAAAATATGGGAGCTCAAATGGTAAAAGAAGTAGCTTCTAAAACCAATGATTTGGCAGGTGACGGAACCACTACAGCAACAGTTTTGGCTCAAGCTATCGTAAAAGAAGGTTTGAAAAATGTGGCAGCTGGTGCCAATCCAATGGATTTGAAAAGAGGAATCGACAAAGCAGTAGATGTTATCGTAAAAGATTTGGCATCTCAAGCTCAAGAAGTGGGTTCAACTACTGAAAAAATCAAACAAGTAGCGTCTATTTCTGCAAACAACGATGAGGTAATTGGTGAATTGATTGCTGAGGCGTTTGGAAAAGTAGGAAAAGAAGGAGTAATTACTGTAGAAGAAGCAAAAGGTACAGATACTTATGTAGATGTAGTAGAAGGAATGCAATTTGACAGAGGATATTTGTCTCCCTATTTTGTAACAAACCCAGAAAAAATGGAAACTGAGTTTGACAATCCTTATATTTTATTATACGACAAAAAAATCTCTTCATTAAAAGAGTTATTACCCGTTTTAGAACCAGTAGCTCAATCAGGAAAACCTTTGTTGATTATCGCAGAAGATGTGGACGGTGAAGCTCTTTCTACTTTGGTAGTAAACAAATTGAGAGGGGCTTTGAAAATCGCTGCGGTAAAAGCTCCAGGATTTGGAGATAGAAGAAAGGCTATGTTAGAAGACATCGCAGTCTTGACAGGTGGAGTAGTGGTAGCCGAGGAAAGTGGATACACTTTAGAAAACGCTACTTTGGATATGTTGGGTACAGCAGAGAGAGTTTCTATCGACAAAGACAATACGACGATTGTAAACGGAGCTGGTAACTCTGAATTGATCAAAAACAGAGTGAACCAAATCAAAGCTCAGATGGAAACTACAACTTCTGACTACGATAGAGAAAAATTACAAGAGCGTTTGGCTAAATTGGCTGGTGGTGTTGCTGTGTTGTATGTAGGAGCTGCTTCTGAGGTAGAAATGAAAGAGAAAAAAGACCGTGTGGACGATGCATTACACGCAACTCGAGCAGCAGTTGAAGAAGGAATTGTTGCAGGTGGTGGTGTAGCTTTGTTGAGAGCTAAAAATGTATTGACTTCGGTTGAGGCTGCCAATGCAGATGAGAAGACAGGTATTCAAATCGTTTCAAGAGCGATCGAAGCTCCATTGCGTACGATTGTAGAAAACGCAGGATTGGAAGGTTCGGTAATCGTTTCAAAAGTAGGAGAGGGAACAGGTAACTTTGGTTACAATGCCAAAACTGATGAGTATGTAGATATGTTGTCTGCGGGAATCATCGACCCTAAGAAAGTTACTCGTGTAGCATTGGAAAATGCAGCATCAGTTTCAGGAATGATTTTGACTACAGAATGTGCATTGGTTGAAATCAAAGAGGATACTCCAGCTATGCCAATGGGTGGAGGTATGCCAGGAATGATGTAA
- a CDS encoding SLATT domain-containing protein, protein MQNQNEKSIFEGSKKYLEKSFLEELNYKIWSTKGARFEADKRLRIKAKWSNISLSFLSAYLIIAGLISVYNIHSNIKIQIINYIVTALSIILLVLSQYENYQNYSLRAKEFHKCGLELSTLYNKLRIFKTLNSNCTEEERNRFAVKLSKKYQNILKSYDNHSAIDYENFKNNHKEYFKEDVLSIFYLLLKNLVERYLFYLVIIISPVIFYFFYLMF, encoded by the coding sequence ATGCAAAACCAAAATGAAAAATCTATTTTTGAAGGTTCAAAAAAGTATCTTGAAAAAAGTTTTCTTGAAGAATTAAATTATAAAATTTGGTCAACCAAAGGAGCTAGATTTGAAGCTGATAAAAGATTAAGAATTAAAGCAAAATGGTCTAATATTAGTTTGTCTTTTCTTTCTGCATATTTAATTATTGCAGGATTAATTTCAGTATATAATATTCATTCTAATATTAAAATCCAAATAATAAACTATATTGTCACCGCTTTGAGTATTATTTTGCTTGTGCTTTCTCAGTACGAAAACTATCAAAATTACAGTTTACGTGCAAAAGAATTTCATAAATGTGGATTAGAACTTAGTACACTATATAATAAGTTAAGAATTTTTAAAACATTAAATTCTAATTGTACAGAAGAGGAACGAAATAGGTTTGCTGTTAAATTATCGAAAAAGTATCAAAATATTCTTAAATCCTATGACAATCATTCAGCAATTGATTATGAAAACTTTAAAAATAATCACAAAGAATATTTTAAAGAGGATGTTTTAAGCATATTTTATTTGCTTTTAAAAAATCTTGTTGAACGTTATTTATTTTATTTAGTAATAATAATTTCGCCAGTTATATTCTATTTTTTTTATTTAATGTTTTAA
- a CDS encoding DUF1573 domain-containing protein: MKKFIGAAIFSMIGTAVFAQAEIKFKTETIDYGTVTKGTDNGLRTFEFTNTGNEPLVITNVRSTCGCTVPSKPTEPIMPGKTGKIDVKYNMALGKISKTVTVETNAKNVNNGMVSLRIKGEVVADK; encoded by the coding sequence ATGAAAAAATTTATTGGAGCAGCTATCTTTTCAATGATTGGTACTGCAGTATTTGCTCAGGCTGAAATAAAATTTAAAACTGAAACTATCGATTACGGTACAGTAACAAAAGGAACAGACAACGGACTGAGAACTTTTGAATTTACAAATACAGGTAACGAACCATTGGTCATCACAAACGTTAGATCTACTTGTGGTTGTACAGTTCCTTCAAAGCCAACTGAACCAATTATGCCAGGAAAAACTGGAAAAATTGATGTAAAATACAACATGGCTTTAGGAAAAATCTCTAAAACCGTTACTGTAGAAACGAATGCTAAAAACGTAAACAACGGTATGGTTTCTTTGAGAATTAAAGGTGAAGTTGTAGCTGATAAATAA